CTCGCCTACTTCACCATCCAGAGCAACCTCCTCGTTGCGGTCACGTCGACGGCGCTGGCCCTCGACCCCTCGCTGGACCGCCGCGGGTGGCGGGTGGCGCGGGTGGCGGCGCTGGTGGGGATCACGGTGACGGGGCTGGTGCACTTCTTCCTGCTGCGACCGCTCCTCGACCTCGAGGGCCCGAGCTGGGCCGTCGACAAGCTGCTGCACATGGTGGTGCCGGCGCTCGCCGTCGCCGCCTGGGCCTGGGCCGGGCCCCGTCCGCGGATCACCGCGCGCGAGGCGGCGTACGCCCTCGTCTGGCCGGTGCTCTGGCTGGCGTGGACGCTGGTGGTCGGCCGGGTCGACGGCTGGGTGCCCTACCCGTTCCTCGACCCGGACGAGGACGGCTGGGGGGCGGTCGGCTCCGCATGCGTGGGGATCACGATTCTCTTCATCCTGCTGTTCGCGCTGTACGGGTGGCTCGACCGCAGGCTGCGACCGACCCCTCGCTAGGTTGGAGGCATGGAGTTTCGATACCTCGGCAACAGCGGACTGAAGATCTCTGAGATCACCTACGGCAACTGGTTGACCCACGGCTCCCAGGTCGAGAACGACGTCGCCACGCAGTGCGTGCGCGCCGCGCTCGACGAGGGCATCTCGACGTTCGACACCGCCGACGTCTACGCCAACACGGCCGCGGAGACGGTGCTCGGCGAGGCCCTCAAGGGCGAGCGTCGCGAGTCGCTGGAGATCTTCACCAAGGTCTACTGGCCCACCGGCCCCAAGGGCAAGAACGACACCGGCCTCTCGCGCAAGCACATCATGGAGGCGATCGACGGGTCGCTGCAGCGGCTGCAGACCGACTACGTCGACCTCTACCAGGCCCACCGCTACGACACCGAGACGCCGCTCGAGGAGACGATGCAGGCCTTCGCCGACGTCGTACGGCAGGGCAAGGCGCTCTACATCGGCGTCAGCGAGTGGACCGCCGACCAGATCCGCGCCGGCGTGGAGCTGTCGAAGGAGCTCGGCTTCCAGCTCATCTCGAGCCAGCCGCAGTACTCCATGCTCTGGCGCGTCATCGAGGACGAGGTCGTCCCGACCTCCCGCGAGCTCGGCGTCTCCCAGATCGTGTGGAGCCCCATCGCGCAGGGCGTCCTCTCGGGCAAGTACCTCCCCGGCCAGGCGCCGCCGGAGGGCACCCGCGCCACCGACACCAAGGGCGGCTCGGACATGATCGCGCGCTGGATGAAGGACGACGTGCTCACCGCGGTGCAGGACCTCAAGCCGGTCGCGGACGACCTCGGCCTGACGATGGCCCAGCTCGCCATCGCGTGGGTGCTGCAGAACGACAACGTCGCCGCCGCCCTCGTCGGTGCCTCGCGCCCCGAGCAGGTCGCCGACAACGTCAAGGCCGCCGGCGTGACGCTCGACGCCGACGTCATGAAGCGCATCGACGACGCCCTCGGCTCGGTGGTCGTCCGCGACCCCGCGAAGACCGCCGAGGGTGCGCCGAAGACCCGCGTCGTCTGAGGCTCGCGGCCGGCGTGCCCGGCTTGTGCCCGCCCGCCGCTCGGGCGGTGGGTGAGGCAGGTTCTGGAGGTGCGGAACCTGCGTCACTCACCGCTGGTGCGCGGGCGGCGTACGCGGGCTCGACACGTGTCCGAGCACCTGCCCCCGGCCGGCCCGAATGGGGGCAGCATCTCGGACACGTGTCCCCGACCGCACTCCGCCGTAGTCCAGTGTCGCGTCGTTCCCACGACGCACGTCTGACGACGGCTCGTCACTGGACTACCCAGGGTGGGGGCAGCATCTCGGACACGTGTCCGACCGGCGGGTCAGTCCTCGATGCCGGTGCAGTAGAACGCGCCGTCGGCCACCATCGGGTAGGACCTGACCTTGTCGGCCGAGGTGTTCGTCGCCGACATGCCGAACCGGTACGGCGCGGCCAGGTCGAGCGCGACGGGCACGGTCATGCCCGGGACGAGCGACGGGGACTGGTAGACGGTCGTGGCCTCGTCGGAGGTGAAGGACACGACCCCGGACGACCCGTCGTCGGAGCCGTCCGACAGGCCGAGGACCGCGCGGAACTTCGTGCAGTTGCGCCCGGGCGTCACCCGGGCCTCCCAGGACCGGGCCGTGCTCCCGTAGCCGCCCCAGACGGCGTAGCTCGTGCCGTTGATGTCCGCCTCGGTGTAGGTCGCGGTCGACGACTGGAGGTAGGGCTCGAACTCCTGCAGGGCGATCCACCGCCACACGGTGACCGTGACGGGGCGTGACGCGACCGGCTTCTCGCGGCCGCGGTAGGTGACGGTCACCCGGTAGGTCGCCTCGTTCTGCGCCGTGACCGTCGTCGCGAACGCCAGCCGCGCCTTGGCCCGCGTGCCGTCGATCCGGTCCCACGTGGGGTCGCCGAAGACGTCGTCGCGGCGCTCCTCGAGCACCACCTTCTTCGCATCCTTGGACGTCGGCACCTTTACCCGCAGCGTGAGGCTGTCGCCCTCCGTCACCTGCTCGGCCGACGCGGTGACGACCGCCTTGGCGGCGGCGGCGGCCCGGTCAGCGGCCCGGTCAGCGGCCCGGTCAGCGGCCCGGTCAGCTGATCGGCCGGGGACCCCGGCGTCGGTGGGTACGGCGGCGGCGGGCACGGAGGTGAGCGCGACCACGGTCGCGGCGAGCGAGATGACGAGCTTCACGGGGACTCCGATGCGCGGTGGGGGTGACATCGGAACGCTAGGGGTCGGGCCCCGGCTCCACACGACGTTCGGGGAATCTCACCCCCGGCGCGTCACCCGGTAGCGCACGAAGGCGGGCACGGCGAGCGCGGCGACGACCGTCAGCACCACGACCAGCACGCCGCCTCCCGCCGCCGCGACGGCGGCACCGGTGACGGCCGCGGTGGCGCCGTGGGCCACGTCCGCGACGCGCGGCCCGCCGGCGACCACGACGATGAAGATGCCCTGGAGCCGGCCGCGCACCGAGTCGTCCGTGGCCGCCTGGAGCATCGACATCCGGAAGGCCGACGACGCCATGTCGGCGGCACCGCCGATCGCGAGCATCAGCACGGCCACGCCCAGCATGGCCGCCGGCGCCCGGGGCGCCAGCATCGCCGAGACGCCGAAGCCGACCATCGCGAAGCCCCAGACCAGGATCGCGACGACGACGGCGAGTCCCTGGCGCTCGACCCGCGAGACCCACCCGGACAGCACGCCGCCGACGACCGCGCCGGCCGGGATGGCGGCGAAGAGCAGCGCGAAGGCGAGCCCGCCCTCGCTGGGACCGCCGAAGTCGAGGTGCGCCATCTCGGGGAACAGCGCCCGGGGCATCCCGAACACCATCGCGATGATGTCGACGACGAAGGACATCATCAGCACCGGCTGCTGCCGCAGGTAGCGGAAGCCGTCGACGACGGCGCGGATGCCCGGCGTCACCGTCGCGCCGATGACCGGCAGCGGGGGCAGGCGTACGACGGCACCGAGGGTCGCGAAGAGGGTGATCGTGTCCAGCAGGTAGAGCCACGAGTAGCCGATCAACGGGATCAGCGCGCCGCCGACGAGCGGCCCGGCGATGCCACCGGCCTGCATGACGGTGGTGTTGAGGGAGTTCGCCGCGGGCAGCAGGTCGTCGTCGAGCAGCCGCGGGAGCAGCGCGGACCGCGTCGGCTGGTTGACGGCGAAGAAGGCCTGCTGCACCGCGAAGAGGGTCAGCAGCAGCCACACGTCCTCCCCGCCGAACGCCGCCTGCAGCCAGAAGCAGGCGCTGGTGGCGATCAGCCCGGTGGTCGTGACGAGGAGGAGCGTCCGTCGGTCGAAGGCGTCGGCCAGCGCGCCGCCCCACAGGCCGAACACCACGAGCGGGACGAGACCGAAGACGCCGGTCAGCCCGACGTACGCCGACGAGCCGGTCATCGCGTAGATCTGCGCGGGCACCGCCACGACGGTCAGCTGCGCGCCGATGACCGTGACGATGTTGGCGCGCCAGAGCCGTCGGAAGTGTGGGTTGGCGAGCGGGCGGGTGTCCGCCAGCAGTCGCCTCTCCACGTCGGCAGGCTAGGTCACCGGATGGGCGCCTCCGTCGGCAGCCCGGCTCGTCCGGCGTCGTCACCTCAGTCGTCACCCCAGTCGTCACCTCGGGTCGTCACCTCGGGTCGTCGCCTAGCATCGTCGTGTGGCGATGCGGGAGAGCGGGACCGACGAGCGCGCCGAGGACCTCGCGGTGACGGCGGCCCTGTTCCACGGGCTGTCGGACCCGTCGCGGCTGCTCATCGTGCGGCACCTCGCGCTCGGCGAGCACCGCGTCGTCGACCTGACCGCCCACCTCGGACTCGCGCAGAGCACGGTGTCGAAGCACCTGGCGTGCCTCAAGGACTGCGGGCTGGTGACGTCGCGCCCCGAGGGCCGGGCCTCGATGTGGTCGCTCAACCACCGCGAGCCCGTGCTGGAGGTCCTCGCCACCGCCGAGCGGCTGCTCGCGCTGACCGGCGACGACGTCACCCCCGGCCACGACTACGAGGAGCGGCATCCCTGACGGCTGCACCCCCGACGGGTGCACCGCCTGACGCGGGTCAGAGCAGGGTCGACCAGTAGTACCAG
This genomic stretch from Nocardioides renjunii harbors:
- a CDS encoding aldo/keto reductase family protein; protein product: MEFRYLGNSGLKISEITYGNWLTHGSQVENDVATQCVRAALDEGISTFDTADVYANTAAETVLGEALKGERRESLEIFTKVYWPTGPKGKNDTGLSRKHIMEAIDGSLQRLQTDYVDLYQAHRYDTETPLEETMQAFADVVRQGKALYIGVSEWTADQIRAGVELSKELGFQLISSQPQYSMLWRVIEDEVVPTSRELGVSQIVWSPIAQGVLSGKYLPGQAPPEGTRATDTKGGSDMIARWMKDDVLTAVQDLKPVADDLGLTMAQLAIAWVLQNDNVAAALVGASRPEQVADNVKAAGVTLDADVMKRIDDALGSVVVRDPAKTAEGAPKTRVV
- a CDS encoding ArsR/SmtB family transcription factor; the encoded protein is MRESGTDERAEDLAVTAALFHGLSDPSRLLIVRHLALGEHRVVDLTAHLGLAQSTVSKHLACLKDCGLVTSRPEGRASMWSLNHREPVLEVLATAERLLALTGDDVTPGHDYEERHP
- a CDS encoding MFS transporter; its protein translation is MERRLLADTRPLANPHFRRLWRANIVTVIGAQLTVVAVPAQIYAMTGSSAYVGLTGVFGLVPLVVFGLWGGALADAFDRRTLLLVTTTGLIATSACFWLQAAFGGEDVWLLLTLFAVQQAFFAVNQPTRSALLPRLLDDDLLPAANSLNTTVMQAGGIAGPLVGGALIPLIGYSWLYLLDTITLFATLGAVVRLPPLPVIGATVTPGIRAVVDGFRYLRQQPVLMMSFVVDIIAMVFGMPRALFPEMAHLDFGGPSEGGLAFALLFAAIPAGAVVGGVLSGWVSRVERQGLAVVVAILVWGFAMVGFGVSAMLAPRAPAAMLGVAVLMLAIGGAADMASSAFRMSMLQAATDDSVRGRLQGIFIVVVAGGPRVADVAHGATAAVTGAAVAAAGGGVLVVVLTVVAALAVPAFVRYRVTRRG
- a CDS encoding Pr6Pr family membrane protein, coding for MAPARARSVHLVVAAVAWFSLAFQLVLTLTGEAVLVDTDPPGLAARVYRFLAYFTIQSNLLVAVTSTALALDPSLDRRGWRVARVAALVGITVTGLVHFFLLRPLLDLEGPSWAVDKLLHMVVPALAVAAWAWAGPRPRITAREAAYALVWPVLWLAWTLVVGRVDGWVPYPFLDPDEDGWGAVGSACVGITILFILLFALYGWLDRRLRPTPR